One stretch of Bacillus sp. (in: firmicutes) DNA includes these proteins:
- a CDS encoding chromate transporter gives MTQWHIFIAFFRVGILGYGGGPSSIPLVYKEVVEKYKWMNDDDFSDVLALGNALPGPIATKMAGYIGWRVGGAFGMINAVLASILPTIILMVFFLSVLNSYKDKPWVQGMSQAVVPVVGVMLGVLTWDFVKKSQKSLGWKRTITLLVGCVLLLSVLGIHPAIVILALLLFALLSRTSREEKQVKAS, from the coding sequence TTGACACAATGGCATATTTTTATAGCTTTTTTTCGCGTTGGTATATTAGGGTATGGAGGAGGACCTTCCTCCATTCCGCTAGTTTATAAAGAAGTAGTTGAAAAATATAAATGGATGAATGATGATGACTTCTCAGATGTTCTAGCGCTTGGAAATGCATTGCCTGGTCCAATTGCCACTAAGATGGCCGGTTATATTGGCTGGAGAGTTGGCGGTGCGTTCGGAATGATCAACGCGGTATTAGCTAGTATCCTACCAACCATAATTCTCATGGTGTTTTTCCTTTCTGTATTAAATTCATATAAAGACAAACCGTGGGTACAAGGGATGTCTCAAGCAGTCGTTCCTGTCGTAGGTGTCATGCTCGGCGTTCTTACCTGGGATTTTGTGAAGAAATCACAAAAGAGCCTTGGTTGGAAACGAACAATTACTTTATTAGTAGGATGTGTATTGTTACTGTCCGTCTTAGGCATACACCCTGCAATTGTGATTTTGGCTTTACTATTATTCGCTCTTCTCTCGCGAACATCAAGAGAAGAAAAGCAGGTGAAAGCTTCATGA
- a CDS encoding gamma-glutamyltransferase family protein, with product MKMDYLFQPYPSIRNTVFAKKGMVATSQPLAAQAGLEILQKGGNAIDAAIATAAALTVVEPTSNGIGGDAFALVWVKKKLHGLNASGPSPKSISIEAVKELGNESMPVHGVIPITVPGAPAAWVELSKKFGKLPLKEVLAPSIRYAEEGYPISPTLGKYWGLSYKKFKALLKGKEFQPWFDTFAPKNRAPFIGEMWSSAGHASTLTSIAETEGESFYRGELAEKISSYIKKYGGFLSEDDLAEYKAEWVKPISTNYRGYDVWEIPPNGQGLVALMALNIVKGFDFYEKDAVDTYHKQIESMKLAFTDGKAFITEEKDMPLSVEELLSEKYAKKRRDLIGEEALLPQAYEPPKGGTVYLAAADEEGNMISYIQSNYMGFGSGIVIPGTGIALQNRGHDFSLNPEHPNALKPGKKTYHTIIPGFLTKGDEAIGPFGVMGGYMQPQGHFQVIMNTIDFHFNPQAALDAPRWQWMKERKVLVEPHFPNHIAQALARKGHDIQVATDHGAFGRGQIIWRDWQTGVLMGGTESRTDGAIAAW from the coding sequence ATGAAAATGGATTATTTATTTCAGCCTTATCCGTCCATTCGGAATACGGTGTTTGCTAAAAAAGGTATGGTAGCGACGTCTCAGCCATTAGCCGCTCAGGCGGGGTTAGAGATTTTGCAAAAAGGTGGGAATGCGATTGATGCAGCGATCGCAACAGCGGCTGCCTTAACAGTTGTCGAACCTACCTCGAATGGAATTGGAGGCGATGCGTTTGCACTCGTTTGGGTAAAAAAGAAATTACATGGACTTAACGCCAGTGGACCTTCTCCAAAATCCATTTCCATTGAAGCGGTAAAAGAACTAGGCAATGAGTCCATGCCGGTCCATGGAGTGATCCCTATTACGGTTCCTGGTGCCCCAGCAGCATGGGTAGAGCTTTCGAAAAAATTTGGAAAACTCCCTTTGAAAGAAGTGTTAGCTCCATCCATTCGTTATGCTGAAGAAGGATATCCCATTAGCCCGACCCTAGGAAAGTATTGGGGACTATCCTATAAAAAATTTAAAGCGTTGTTGAAAGGAAAAGAATTTCAACCTTGGTTTGACACATTTGCTCCAAAGAACAGAGCCCCTTTTATTGGGGAAATGTGGTCTTCTGCTGGTCATGCATCGACATTAACATCGATTGCAGAAACGGAAGGAGAAAGTTTTTACAGAGGAGAGCTAGCTGAAAAAATTTCTTCCTATATTAAAAAATATGGTGGATTTTTGTCCGAAGATGACTTAGCTGAATACAAGGCAGAATGGGTAAAGCCAATTTCAACGAATTATAGAGGATACGATGTATGGGAAATCCCACCAAATGGTCAAGGACTTGTGGCTTTAATGGCACTTAATATTGTAAAAGGCTTCGATTTTTATGAGAAGGACGCCGTGGATACATATCACAAGCAAATTGAATCGATGAAACTTGCATTTACAGATGGAAAAGCGTTTATTACAGAAGAAAAAGATATGCCACTATCCGTAGAAGAATTATTGTCTGAAAAATACGCAAAAAAAAGAAGAGATCTTATCGGAGAAGAGGCTCTTTTACCACAAGCTTATGAACCTCCTAAAGGGGGAACTGTGTATTTAGCTGCAGCAGATGAAGAAGGAAATATGATTTCTTATATACAGAGCAATTATATGGGATTCGGTTCAGGTATTGTCATCCCAGGAACAGGAATTGCCCTACAGAACCGGGGGCATGATTTCTCGCTCAATCCGGAACATCCGAATGCACTGAAGCCAGGCAAGAAAACGTATCACACCATTATTCCTGGATTTTTAACAAAAGGGGACGAAGCTATCGGACCGTTTGGTGTCATGGGGGGCTACATGCAACCTCAAGGTCATTTCCAAGTGATTATGAATACGATTGATTTTCATTTTAACCCCCAAGCGGCATTAGATGCTCCAAGATGGCAGTGGATGAAAGAGAGGAAAGTATTAGTTGAACCTCATTTCCCAAATCATATTGCGCAAGCTCTTGCGAGAAAAGGACATGATATTCAAGTAGCCACCGACCATGGCGCATTTGGACGTGGCCAGATTATTTGGAGAGACTGGCAAACGGGAGTACTAATGGGTGGAACAGAATCGCGTACAGATGGAGCAATTGCCGCCTGGTAA
- a CDS encoding dipeptide ABC transporter ATP-binding protein, with product MQTAIKTSSILRLEGVKKYYPIKGGILKRIQGHVKAVENVSLEVFEGESLGIVGESGCGKSTLGRTIIGLEDVTKGKVIFRNKEIQHLSDRQRLPFKKEIQMIFQDPYASLNPRQRIGDALEEVFVIHTKLSSKERREKVVELLKEVGLKEEHYNRYPHEFSGGQRQRIGIARAIALNPSIIICDEAVSALDVSVQAQVLKLLKKLQTKYGLTYLFISHDLGVVRYFCDRVLVMYLGNTAELAPTKQLYENPLHPYTRALLSSIPRPKVGRNHQRIHLLGEIPNPANPPSGCAFHTRCPLATEVCKQVKPEWRNKGNNHFVACHHVEKGSELS from the coding sequence ATGCAGACAGCCATCAAAACGTCGTCCATTCTTAGATTAGAAGGGGTAAAAAAATACTATCCAATTAAAGGTGGAATCCTTAAACGTATTCAAGGACATGTAAAAGCCGTTGAAAATGTTAGTTTAGAGGTTTTTGAAGGAGAAAGTTTAGGAATTGTTGGAGAATCAGGTTGCGGAAAATCAACTTTAGGTAGGACGATTATTGGTTTGGAAGATGTAACCAAAGGAAAGGTTATTTTCCGAAATAAAGAAATTCAGCATCTTTCCGATCGACAGCGTTTGCCTTTTAAAAAAGAAATACAAATGATTTTCCAAGACCCTTACGCCTCCCTTAATCCACGTCAACGGATTGGTGATGCCCTTGAAGAAGTGTTCGTTATTCATACTAAGCTATCGAGTAAAGAAAGAAGAGAAAAAGTAGTAGAACTTCTAAAAGAAGTAGGTTTGAAGGAAGAGCATTACAACCGATACCCACATGAGTTTAGTGGTGGACAACGACAACGAATTGGTATTGCTCGTGCGATTGCCCTCAATCCGTCCATTATCATCTGCGATGAAGCAGTTTCTGCACTAGATGTATCGGTGCAGGCTCAGGTTTTAAAACTCTTAAAAAAATTACAGACAAAATATGGTTTGACATATTTATTTATCTCCCATGATCTCGGAGTTGTCCGTTATTTTTGCGATCGTGTGTTGGTGATGTATTTAGGAAATACAGCTGAGCTAGCGCCGACAAAACAACTTTATGAAAACCCTTTACATCCTTATACTAGAGCATTATTATCCTCTATTCCTCGTCCGAAAGTAGGAAGAAATCATCAGAGAATTCATTTGCTAGGTGAAATTCCCAATCCAGCCAATCCACCATCTGGGTGTGCTTTTCATACACGCTGTCCATTAGCGACAGAGGTATGTAAACAAGTAAAACCGGAATGGAGAAATAAGGGGAATAATCATTTTGTCGCATGCCATCATGTAGAAAAAGGAAGTGAACTTTCATGA
- a CDS encoding ABC transporter ATP-binding protein: MTRNLLSVKNLVTAFRTSDGELSAVRGISFSISQGETLCIVGESGCGKSITSLSIMGLLPSNGYIKEGSIYFDNQDLTKLSPERMRKIRGKDISMIFQEPMTALNPVLTIGYQLREPLMLHHRLSKSEAHKKGIELLQQVGIPYPEKRMKQYPHELSGGMRQRVMIAIALACHPRLLIADEPTTALDVTIQAQILDLIQELKEKLGMGVIMITHDMGVVAEVADRVMVMYAGEKVEEGTVEQIFENPQHPYTKGLLASVPNIDEPDFELEAIPGSLPSLNEEISGCRFHPRCPYVMKKCINKVPKEFDVDEGHKVKCWLQEVDKDADSHQNVVHS; encoded by the coding sequence ATGACAAGAAATCTATTATCTGTAAAAAATTTAGTTACTGCCTTTCGGACGTCAGACGGGGAATTGTCTGCCGTCCGGGGCATATCCTTTTCCATAAGCCAAGGTGAAACGCTATGTATTGTTGGAGAATCTGGATGCGGAAAAAGTATCACGTCTCTTTCCATCATGGGATTATTACCTAGTAATGGGTATATAAAGGAAGGAAGTATTTATTTTGATAATCAGGATTTAACAAAATTATCTCCTGAAAGAATGAGAAAAATCCGTGGTAAAGATATTTCGATGATTTTCCAAGAGCCAATGACAGCACTTAATCCAGTTCTTACAATAGGCTATCAGCTAAGAGAACCGTTAATGCTCCATCATCGCCTCAGTAAATCTGAAGCCCATAAAAAGGGAATAGAATTATTACAGCAGGTAGGGATCCCTTATCCTGAAAAAAGAATGAAACAATATCCCCATGAATTAAGTGGTGGGATGAGACAACGTGTGATGATTGCTATTGCTCTTGCATGTCATCCTCGTTTGTTAATTGCAGATGAACCGACGACAGCATTAGATGTCACTATTCAAGCTCAAATTCTTGATCTAATTCAAGAATTGAAAGAAAAGCTTGGAATGGGAGTTATAATGATTACTCACGATATGGGAGTTGTAGCTGAGGTAGCGGATCGAGTGATGGTGATGTATGCCGGTGAAAAAGTAGAAGAAGGTACGGTTGAGCAAATTTTTGAAAATCCTCAGCATCCTTATACAAAAGGACTTTTAGCTTCTGTGCCAAATATTGATGAGCCCGACTTTGAGCTTGAAGCCATCCCTGGTTCTTTACCAAGTTTGAATGAAGAAATTAGTGGATGTCGCTTTCACCCTCGTTGTCCTTATGTGATGAAGAAGTGCATAAATAAAGTACCTAAAGAGTTTGATGTTGACGAAGGTCATAAAGTGAAGTGTTGGCTTCAGGAGGTGGATAAAGATGCAGACAGCCATCAAAACGTCGTCCATTCTTAG